CACTTATCACCGGGGACTATTCCCCATTGGAAAAGAAACCCTTGTGTATTTATATGACCTGTGCATCTTTCAGGTCGTGGATCAGAGcctccttctcctgcagcaCAGTGCCGAGGGCCTGGTCCCTCTGTCTCcacacctccctctctttctccacctccGTCAGCAGTCGCTCCTTCTCCACCAGAGCCACTCGCAGGCCCTGGAACAAGGACCAAACACATGcctatcaaaataaaacttcaagGACATGTTGATTCCAATGAGCATGGGAGGACAGCACCCTGGGTACTACACAGCACCCTGGGTACTACACAGCACCCTGGGTACTGTGTAACCAGTTCCTGAATGAAGAAAGaatgtgggtgtatgtgtgtgttttgaaccACAAAGGATGCAACTCCATCTCTGGtttctattgtgtgtgtgtgtgtgtgtgtgtgtgtgttcttacatTGATAATATCCTGGTtgcactgcagcacagtgtTGAGTGTGTtgaggtctctctctctgtctcttccagcCTTCCTCAGGGCGTCTATCTCATTCTCCatgttcctctctttctctgtcacttcAGACCTCAAAGTCTCCAGGGCAGCCTACAGATCACAAAAACATGTTACGCCCACGTTTGACGCATTGGATTTGAAGACGcctgcagagctgaaacaattagctGATAAGTTGACCTACAAAAACAATCTATCTGCAACTGTATTGATAATCATATAATCAAGTAATTTTTCaggcaaaaataccaaacacatTCTAATTTCAGCTTTtccaatgtgaggatttgctcaCACGTAAACTGAATATTGTCTGTTATTGGACTGTTGGGATGACGAAAGAAGACACTTGTAGATGTCAGCTCAAGAAAATAATCCGCAGATTaaatccataatgaaaataattgatagttgcagccctacataGAGAAGCACCAGAGCAGCACTTACTTCAGCTGAAACTTTGTGCAAGTTAATGACAGAAACACTAGAGTTCACTAAAACCGGTAAAACTATGTGCAggcctgaggaggaaaaaatacCCATCATAAGACCCGCACTGTTAATACAAAGGCCTTCAGGGACTGGAGGATCGAGTCTGCTGACTATCAGCAAAAGTCTGCCTGCTCTTGCTGATAGCTGCTATGCTCTAGTGAGTGTGTCGTCACAAGCAGATGCAATGCTGAGCATTTAAAGTCAATAATCAGGGTACTGTCAGCTCCAACCTTGTTGTCAGAGAGAGTTTCCTTCAGATTCTCAGACAGTATCTCGGTCAGCTTGTTGGCCAGCTCGGGTCCTGCTCCCTCGTCCTCACACAGTCTTCTGATCAGACCCATACACTCctggaaaagaggaaatgtctgtctgcccaggtcaaaatacaaacagactCATCTGACAGCACTGATAGGGAAAAATATTTCCGCTGCATTTTATCGGATTGAACATCTTTACTTGGGGTTAAACATTTAAGGCTTCTCCAAGTGCAGATTTTTGTAAGATTCAAAGTTTATGAAGCCACTTGAAGCACGAATCAATACACAGGGCTATGTTAACCCAAGCCAAGTGCTGATGTAGTGCGGAGGCAGGAGCCAAGCTGATATATATGCAAATGAGAACCACTGCAAACATCAGACAGTCCAACAGGCAGCCGCATTCATTACTTATCTACTCACCCCGACAGTAAAATCTGTCAAAACCTGCTCAAATCTGTCTGAAACCACACGACTCACAGTAGGAGTTCAGCAAAGGTAGACTTGATCTAAAGACAAGTAAAACTGAACCCGACACTGTTGCTGACATACTGGGGGCAACATTAAAAGGATTATAATGAGGCCATCTAACTCAATGTTCCCTGCACGTTAACAGCTTATCTTTGATATAAGCACGCTGTCTTTTTGTAACCTTGTCAGGTGCATGTTTAAAACACCTGAACTGCTTGCATATGTTGAAGGAATAGCTTTACATTAtgggaaatacgcttatttGCTTTGAAAGTTGGTGACAAGATTAATATCACTCTGTCAATCATCTgtgtggtaaatatgaagctacagccagcagctggttagcttagcacaaagacagttAACACACCACGCTTCTGTTACGTTTGGACACAGACGggcttcctgtttccagtctttaagctaaactaagctaagatATGCTAAACTAAGACAACAAGCTACTGGCCTAGCTTCAAATTTAATACGGATACAtgtattttacacataaaagaaGTTATTAGTGTGGCACAGTATAAAACACCACTGCCCTACATTTTCCAAGACAGATAAAAGTGCAACAGGTACTTTGTTAAACAGTCACTTATTGATAATCTTTAAGAGGCTGTAAATCAGTCCAGCACCcttcatttgaaaaaagaaagtctTTGATGGTTTTTCTGACAAGCCAGTCCTATTTGCTTTAGCTGGACAGCCATTATCCACACTGAATAAAATTCCTATTGTAAACGTAACAAGCAGCTAAAAATAAGGGCAGGTGAGAACAAAGCCTAAGGAAACATACTTCAGTGTCACTGGTACAATGCGGtcaacacacaaaagcaaatgCAGTTCTGGCGCTGCCACTTTAAGGGCGTACGGTGCcttcaaagacaaacaacatTCCAGTGAGCTTTGGGCCGGGGCACCAGCAGGAGCAGAAGATCCGACTGGTGCGTGCATGACTGAGTCCTGTCTCCCCTCATCACCTCACCCACCTGGATCAGACGCTCCCGGCTGTGCAGAGAGTGACCGAGGGTCTGCAGCAGGGAACTGCCACCCTCCTCTACCAGCTAAAGGGgggaaggaaaacaaatgacaatTGTTTTCAGTCAGAGAAGTGGATCAAAATGTAGTGTTAATGAAACCATTCTGGGGTTGGGCCGAGTAAATACACCCAGATCCTGGGTTTCACAACTCTTCCTGCGATTTACAATTATTTTCCTTAGCAATTAAGGCAGCTTATTTTTTTCTCGATTAATCTTTTGGTCTAAGTTAAACAATGAACAGTGAAAATCACAATGTGACATCATCAAAAGTCCAACATCAAAACATATCAAATTTGCAATAACGCAAGACcagaaaaagcagcacatttttcaATATCTGTCCTAACGCTGTACCTAAGCTTTGCAACCACAAAAAGACAATACTTTATATCTTAGTTTGGGGAAAATTAACATTATAGCTGATCTGATTACTTAATCAGTcaataaatagaaaattatCAGCAGCTAGTGAGATAATCGGTTGATTGTGTCAGCTGTTCTTTGAGCAGAAACTTCAAATCGGGCTCTGGTTTCTACTGAATacactgaacatctttgggcTTTGGACTGTTTTAGGTCAGAAAAATGTCGTCTTGGACCCTGGGAAGTTACAACAGGCATTTTTCAATATTATTATGGATATCATTATATATTGTACACATCATTAATGGGCCAATTGACTATAACTGGTCAAATAAGTAGAATACTTAACAATAAAAAGAACTGTTGGTAGCTTATCAATTCGTCAAAATCGTTTTCACCGTTCACCTTGATAGGCACAACAGAAAGTGAACACATCACCTTTCATACAGTGTAACGTTCAGTGATCATTCAGACTGTCCTCAGTTCAATAGTGTGTTCAGTCAATTGTTAGTCCAAACTGTCACGTTCagttcagttaaaaaaaaaaaacagcccataCAAGCACTGCACATAAGGTTAAAGGCTCAGCAGAATCATTAAATCCCGTCAATTGTTTCCGTCACTTTCACAGTTTTTAAATATGCTGCTAACAAAGAGATAACGTAGTGAATGATAGCTGAGCTCATATAACAGCGCTCTTAGTCACCTGCTGAGTCTGTAAGTGACAATGGTGATTCACAGTAGTCAGTTTTCTTTGGAAATTTGTTGATAAAGACTTGCTCGTACATGTACTAAACAACTCTAAAGCTTAAACCTGCTATTACCGGGGCCAAGCAGCGATCGGGTCATGAGGACACAGGCTGTGAAAAGCAGCTGAGAGGCCTTCTAATGATATCTTCTATCATAAGACTACAGAGCCCTGGGCAAACTCCACCAGTCGGGGAAGATTCcagagagaggctgtgtgtgtctttatgtgcaCCTGTAAATGAGGAAGCATGGACACACCCTTCCTCAGGCACAAAACACAGTACATCCACCCTCCATTCCTGTCATAATGCTGTATTTGTGCTCAGTCAACATTCACTTTATGGAGCTGTTTGGACATGTGAGTATAAGGAGCTGCTGTGTAACGAACCTGTTTTTCTTGTGTAAAAAAAGGTTCATGTAATCATGTaacagctgataaaaaaaaaaacttacatttattttaaagtgaatgtaatatttacacatttatgattttcagatttttcacatttcatacatttgttAAATTAgtgaggtgctggtaggcagatttaTTCCccttggacagagccagactagctgtttctACCTGTtccctgtctttatgctaagctaagctggcTGGCTGAAGGGCACAATGTCAAACTACTCTTTTAACTCAAacggagtgtgtgagagaacaaACTGAATACATACAGGGGCCCAGTCTCCTGATCCGTTGACTTCCGTGTGTTTGCTCCTCCCATGTTTCAGCTCGGCCTCCAGGGTCCTGACGCGGGACAAAGCTTGGTCCAGCTGGCCTCGCAGGTGCCTGACAGCGTGCTGGACCCTGCCAGTAGTGctctgaaatgaaaaaggatttcatattaaacatattGTGGCATTATTTAGTAAAAATGTGGAATGTGTAGTTGTAGTATCTTGTTAAACTGCTGGCCTCAGCCGCTGCCTGATTAAATATTGCAGCACACTGTGTCAATATTTACAGCCACTAGCCCGCACAGCATCACCTCTTGAGTTTGTCTATTCATAAATGCAGAGTCTGATAGTCTATGGCATGCTCAGCCAGGACTGAATACACTCACATCTCGATGAAGAGGCATGAACTCGTCCCTCAGCTCTGTTAGAACATCCCCGTCCTCTTCATCCACATCATCCCCTCCATTTTCTGCATCCACAAAGTCCAGCACCCTGTTCACGGACGAGGATGCCATCTCTACAACTTTTCCCGAGAACCTCCCGTCCTTCCTCCCCAGAACTGGGATCCTACTCCCTGATGGGGAACTAACTGGCTTCCCTTCAATACCTCTCAGCTCCTTCAGCACAGAGCTGACTGACTCAATGCCTGGTGAGTCAAACGGGTCGTCGCCATCGAGAGAGTCAAGGGACTGAATGGACGTAGTGCGGGATGACGCTTGTAAGGAGAGACTGGACCCCCCCAGTGAAGCCGGGCTGGAGCTGATGGATGGCACCCTCTGCCAGTGGAGGGGCATGCTGCGGGATTTGTCCCGCGACAAGGCCAACGGGGAGAAGGGTTGGAAAGGCATGCGGCGAGGGACCCCACAAACAGACTCATAATCCGAGTCGGACACCCGTAAGGAGTCACACCCTTCACATCCTTTGCCCTTTCTGCATCTTTTACCCGTTCGTACAAAATACGGACATGTGTCCCACTTCTCGGACCAGCACTCGTACTCTGATAGAGCCATATTCTCCTTGAGCATCTCCCTGTAGCCCTCCTTCTCcgcctctccatcctcctcgcTGGTGCTGCCCCTGCTCTGGGAGTCCCGTGGGTGTCTGTTGTGGTAGTTTTGACGCACCCACTGTCTGATCTTGTCCCTCTCCTGTGTCAGCTTCTGCAGCCTCTCGGACGAGAGCACCCTCACCCTGGCTATCACAGAGTCGAACTTGAATACCCGCTCGAGGACGCACACGCATTTGCCACATACAAACTCCCCCTGGCCGCTGCCTCGCAGCACAGGCTGCCCCAGTATGTGAGTGAGCAGTGACAGCAGGTCTGTGCCTTTGGACGGGGAGTCCGTTCTTCCTGGGGACTTggagagagacactgaggaaCCCAGAGATAATGTGCTGCCTGTGAAGAGTGAGAAAAAGTTACCTCCAGACTCTAAAACAGCCATGCAGTGTGTGACCaaacacttttctttattttgtcgTGCTCCAGGCTCACCCCAGGGGCTGCTCTGTGAGGACCGGGACAGGCTACCTCCCCTCATGGACTCCTTCGGGGTCTGAAGCTCACTTGTCTTCTTATTTTGGCCCCCAAACAGCCACCGCCTTTGGTTTCCCAGGAGCGCTCCGCCACATATTCTGCACAAGTCATTCTTACCTCTGGAGGACATCGTGGACAGATACTATGCCCCTTGTTGTCCGGCAGATGTTGGAAATTCTGGGGAAGGCTCTAAAAAGGATTAAGAATAAGTTATGCTCTGTcaaatcagctgtaaaaaaatattatcacTAAAACTGAGGAAACCAGGGATTATTCACCTTTGATAGGCTATGATTAATagtaattgattaatcaaattATCTCTCTAGTAGGAAGATAAAACTGACTAAATATAACTGAACAGTCAAATTGCtataaaatatgtgaaaacatttaaataactgtttgGCATTAGAAGTAAAACAACTAGTTGATTGATTAGCCAAGTGgcagaaaatgtgaatatttgttgtttttcttggtcTTCTATGACAACGGAATATTTCTGGGTTTGAGCTGTTAGTTTCCAGTGCTGGGACTCTATGCATTACAATACTTGGATGCTGATTTGATATGTATTGTGATTTCTTTTTAGGTATTGCAATAGCGTATAGCGAAGTATTATGGAGTCGATATTACAATTTAGTGTgatctttgtttattttttcaacaGTGGACCACGGGAAACAGTTGAACAATACACAAGATTTAAGATGTGATGCTGCAGGTGGTATCCCTGCAGACCGTCTGTCACTGTCTGCCTTCTCACTTCAACTtagttttcattaaaaattatGAAGGAATTGTAggctataaataaaaatattaactACTGACATGAATCAACAAGTGATCCCCTattgttggacaaaacaagacattgaAAGATGTAATCTTGGGTTCAGCTTGGATTTCCAACTTTCTTCATTTCATACACCAACAAGAGAACAATTGGTGGAGTgatagataatgaaaataatgattacaTGCAGCCCTGAAACAAAGGAAGGTTTTGTTTGAGCCCTCATTATCG
The nucleotide sequence above comes from Pempheris klunzingeri isolate RE-2024b chromosome 8, fPemKlu1.hap1, whole genome shotgun sequence. Encoded proteins:
- the LOC139205117 gene encoding myosin-9 — encoded protein: MSSRGKNDLCRICGGALLGNQRRWLFGGQNKKTSELQTPKESMRGGSLSRSSQSSPWGSTLSLGSSVSLSKSPGRTDSPSKGTDLLSLLTHILGQPVLRGSGQGEFVCGKCVCVLERVFKFDSVIARVRVLSSERLQKLTQERDKIRQWVRQNYHNRHPRDSQSRGSTSEEDGEAEKEGYREMLKENMALSEYECWSEKWDTCPYFVRTGKRCRKGKGCEGCDSLRVSDSDYESVCGVPRRMPFQPFSPLALSRDKSRSMPLHWQRVPSISSSPASLGGSSLSLQASSRTTSIQSLDSLDGDDPFDSPGIESVSSVLKELRGIEGKPVSSPSGSRIPVLGRKDGRFSGKVVEMASSSVNRVLDFVDAENGGDDVDEEDGDVLTELRDEFMPLHRDSTTGRVQHAVRHLRGQLDQALSRVRTLEAELKHGRSKHTEVNGSGDWAPLVEEGGSSLLQTLGHSLHSRERLIQECMGLIRRLCEDEGAGPELANKLTEILSENLKETLSDNKAALETLRSEVTEKERNMENEIDALRKAGRDRERDLNTLNTVLQCNQDIINGLRVALVEKERLLTEVEKEREVWRQRDQALGTVLQEKEALIHDLKDAQALSDSVIGHGSSRGGAELAALLEDRERNSATLCTEVTKLTTALQEYQVIVQNQQESHSQTVSSLTEQLRDTQRDLREREKEKKEADRASQNNREDREREERRLRDSLEKRNKLIEQILLDAEERDHLFRELQQNLQNKREPLTAIKHTL